From a single Candidatus Izimaplasma bacterium HR1 genomic region:
- the plsY_2 gene encoding Glycerol-3-phosphate acyltransferase, which produces MLLKYGLLVLAYLLGSIPFSVILGRKFRGIDVREHGSGNPGGTNSLRFLGKSIGYSVLILDGLKAGLIVLLIQLEVFDGSTLFNPLAYGVAAAFGHVYSVYIKFKGGKAVAATVGIMIAYNPLFAFIMMFAFLISLRIFKYVSASSTIAVATGFILGIFAWISGSMISFVGMVSLEPNTYSVALYLGLLLLLVAFRHKKNFQNIKNGVEPKVKLFDKKKVNSN; this is translated from the coding sequence ATGCTTTTGAAATACGGACTTTTGGTCTTAGCTTACCTCTTAGGCTCTATTCCATTTTCGGTGATTTTAGGTCGAAAATTTAGAGGAATTGATGTCCGAGAACATGGTAGTGGAAACCCTGGTGGAACTAACTCTTTGCGATTTTTAGGTAAATCTATTGGATATTCAGTACTAATTTTAGATGGTTTAAAAGCTGGTTTGATTGTTTTATTGATTCAGTTGGAAGTTTTTGATGGTAGTACACTCTTTAATCCTCTGGCTTATGGTGTTGCTGCTGCATTTGGACATGTATATAGTGTATATATAAAATTCAAAGGTGGAAAAGCCGTCGCTGCTACTGTTGGTATTATGATTGCTTATAACCCGTTATTTGCCTTTATTATGATGTTTGCATTCTTGATATCGTTACGAATATTCAAATATGTTAGTGCATCTTCAACAATAGCTGTTGCTACTGGCTTTATCCTGGGTATTTTTGCTTGGATAAGTGGTTCAATGATTAGTTTTGTAGGAATGGTTTCTTTAGAGCCAAATACATATAGTGTTGCTCTATATTTAGGATTACTACTTCTGTTAGTTGCATTTAGACATAAAAAGAATTTCCAGAATATTAAGAATGGTGTCGAACCAAAAGTAAAATTATTTGATAAGAAAAAGGTAAACTCAAATTAG
- the parE gene encoding DNA topoisomerase 4 subunit B: MMLENKIKYDATSIQILEELEAVRKRPGMYIGSTDSRGLHHLVWEIVDNGIDEVLAGHGNEIRVTIKEDNSVVVQDFGRGVPVGMHESGVSAVEIIYTRLHAGGKFGQAGGYKVSGGLHGVGASVVNALSDYVDVTAQRDGKTHHIRFNNGGREVTKLEVIGDTKKSGTIVWFKPTSEMFSTSVFNFTTISERLRESAFLLKGLKMVLIDERSNAKEEYLYEDGIISYVDFINEKRTAIHDTKFLEGSSMKIEVEMAFQFTKSYSDQLVSFVNNVRTKDGGTHETGYKSALTKLFNEYGQRVGLIKNGNKLEGADIREGLTTVLSVRIPEDLLQFEGQTKNKLGTPDARTAVEQVISEKLTYFFEENNNLTYTLIEKSLKAKLARDAARKAREEARLEKRKAKVETNLSGKLSPAQSKNPARNELYLVEGDSAGGSAKQGRNRRFQAILPLRGKVINTEKAKIEDVLKNEEVNTIIHTIGAGLGPDFDLKKCNYDKVIIMTDADTDGAHIQVLLLTFFFRYMRELVQAGKVYIALPPLYKVTKKIKNKNNIEYAWTDEELEEITKSLKGYNIQRFKGLGEMNAGQLWDTTMNPETRTLIQVKIENLGDADQRINVLMGDKVEPRREWIENNVVFSTEDDFRI; encoded by the coding sequence ATGATGTTAGAGAACAAAATTAAATACGATGCAACGTCGATTCAAATCTTAGAAGAACTAGAAGCTGTCCGTAAAAGACCTGGTATGTATATCGGTTCTACTGACTCAAGAGGGCTTCATCATTTGGTATGGGAAATTGTCGATAACGGAATTGATGAAGTGTTAGCAGGACATGGTAATGAAATCAGAGTTACTATTAAAGAAGATAATTCTGTAGTAGTCCAAGACTTCGGTCGTGGTGTACCTGTAGGGATGCATGAGAGCGGTGTTAGTGCTGTAGAAATCATCTATACAAGATTACACGCAGGTGGTAAATTTGGCCAAGCTGGAGGATATAAGGTTTCTGGAGGGTTACATGGTGTAGGTGCCAGTGTAGTTAATGCTCTAAGTGATTATGTCGATGTAACAGCACAACGAGATGGAAAAACACACCACATTCGTTTTAATAATGGTGGTAGAGAAGTTACGAAGTTAGAAGTTATTGGAGACACTAAAAAGTCAGGGACAATCGTATGGTTTAAACCGACAAGTGAAATGTTTTCAACTTCAGTGTTTAACTTCACAACAATCTCAGAAAGATTAAGAGAAAGTGCCTTTTTGTTAAAAGGACTTAAAATGGTATTAATCGATGAACGTTCGAATGCCAAAGAAGAATATTTATATGAAGATGGTATCATCTCATATGTAGATTTTATTAACGAGAAAAGAACAGCGATTCATGATACTAAATTTTTAGAAGGATCAAGTATGAAAATAGAAGTTGAAATGGCTTTTCAATTTACTAAATCATATTCAGATCAATTAGTATCGTTCGTTAACAATGTCCGTACAAAAGATGGTGGTACTCATGAAACAGGATACAAATCTGCCTTAACAAAGCTATTTAACGAATACGGACAACGTGTTGGTTTAATAAAAAATGGTAATAAACTTGAAGGTGCAGATATTAGAGAGGGATTAACAACGGTATTATCTGTTAGAATTCCTGAAGACTTACTTCAATTTGAAGGACAAACTAAAAATAAATTAGGAACTCCTGATGCACGTACTGCAGTTGAACAAGTAATAAGTGAAAAACTTACTTACTTTTTCGAAGAAAATAACAATTTAACTTATACATTGATTGAAAAGTCATTAAAAGCTAAATTAGCTAGAGATGCAGCTCGTAAAGCACGTGAAGAAGCAAGACTAGAGAAAAGAAAAGCCAAAGTTGAAACAAACCTTTCTGGTAAACTTTCACCAGCCCAATCAAAAAACCCTGCACGAAATGAACTATATTTAGTAGAGGGTGACAGTGCGGGAGGTAGTGCTAAACAAGGACGTAATAGACGTTTTCAAGCAATTCTACCTTTACGTGGTAAAGTAATAAATACCGAGAAAGCTAAAATTGAAGATGTTTTAAAGAATGAAGAAGTAAACACAATTATTCATACTATAGGTGCAGGTTTAGGTCCTGATTTTGACCTAAAAAAATGTAACTACGACAAAGTAATAATCATGACAGATGCTGATACTGATGGAGCACATATCCAAGTGTTATTATTAACATTCTTCTTTAGATATATGCGAGAATTAGTGCAAGCAGGTAAAGTATATATTGCTTTACCACCGTTATATAAAGTAACTAAAAAAATAAAAAATAAAAACAATATTGAATATGCATGGACCGATGAAGAATTAGAAGAAATTACTAAGTCTTTAAAAGGATACAATATCCAGCGATTCAAAGGTTTAGGTGAAATGAATGCCGGACAACTCTGGGATACAACAATGAACCCAGAAACACGAACTCTTATCCAAGTAAAAATTGAAAACCTTGGGGATGCTGATCAAAGAATCAACGTCTTAATGGGTGATAAAGTAGAACCTCGTAGAGAATGGATTGAAAATAACGTTGTATTCTCTACTGAAGATGACTTTAGGATTTAA
- the parC gene encoding DNA topoisomerase 4 subunit A has product MAKKVIKDIEEFVNQKILQENLEDIVGERFGRYSKYIIQDRALPDVRDGLKPVQRRVLYSMYKLGMFSDKPYKKSARIVGDVIGKYHPHGDSSVYDAMVRLSQPWKMRNLLVDMHGNNGSIDGDSAAAMRYTEARMSLASEMLIKDIEKRTVDFIPNFDDEEYEPTVLPARFPNLLCNGATGISAGYATEIPPHNLREVINAVVKRIENPLMDIDDLIKVMRGPDFPTGAIVQGKEQIKQAFETGRGRIIVKSKTEIIDHDIIVTELPYEVNKATLVRKMDDIRIKKQIDGIKEVRDESDREGLRIVIEVKKAFEPQVILNFLHKKTNLTKSYNYNMVAINNKRPMLMGVFQILDAYIIHQKEVITNRSNYELRKAQKRLHIVEGIITMMDVLDEVITLIRSSKNKRDAKNKLMKAFKFTEEQAEAIVILQLYRLSSTDINELQVEQSELEGIIENLNLILKNEKELERVIIDELRASQKKLNSKRLTVIEEEIEKITIAEEELITEEQVIIGITREGYVKSTSIRSFKATEQISLRDNDSMLFSGEVSTLDVMLLFTNLGNYIYLPVYKMPVFKWKDLGTHINNLVQLSENESIVKILKIRNFKEQRNLLFVTKNNLVKQTELKEFEVSRYTKPVRAISLSKNDEVVSVDITESLDAELVIFSAKGQALRFNLCEIPVTSTTAKGVKGMNLGQKQELASGIVLKDYHDLLLLTNRGTIKRINVNEIPKKKRTNKGVQIYKEVRSNPYLVQDLCLLNATQYKNRAKITVNTTTTSVDISSFDIKHDKTENGKTFVKKSLGNSLFINIEQVEEDPSITPVSDYVKEDDHEVIQQKLFE; this is encoded by the coding sequence ATGGCGAAAAAAGTAATTAAAGACATAGAAGAGTTCGTAAATCAAAAAATACTTCAAGAAAATTTAGAAGATATAGTTGGAGAAAGATTCGGTAGATATTCTAAATATATTATTCAAGATCGTGCTTTACCAGACGTTCGTGATGGTTTAAAACCAGTACAAAGACGTGTGTTATATTCAATGTACAAACTAGGAATGTTTTCAGACAAACCTTATAAGAAATCAGCCCGTATTGTCGGAGACGTAATTGGTAAGTATCACCCTCATGGTGATTCTTCAGTTTACGATGCTATGGTTAGATTAAGTCAGCCATGGAAAATGAGAAATTTACTTGTAGATATGCATGGTAATAATGGTTCTATAGATGGAGATAGCGCTGCAGCAATGCGTTATACTGAAGCTAGAATGTCATTAGCTAGTGAAATGCTTATTAAAGATATTGAAAAAAGAACAGTAGATTTTATTCCAAACTTTGACGATGAGGAATACGAACCAACAGTACTTCCTGCTAGATTCCCTAACTTATTATGTAATGGGGCAACAGGAATTAGTGCTGGTTATGCAACTGAAATTCCTCCCCATAATTTACGTGAAGTAATTAATGCAGTAGTAAAAAGAATTGAAAATCCGTTAATGGATATAGATGATTTAATTAAAGTGATGCGTGGTCCAGATTTCCCTACAGGGGCAATTGTTCAAGGTAAAGAGCAAATAAAACAAGCCTTTGAAACAGGACGCGGTAGAATAATTGTTAAATCTAAAACAGAAATTATCGATCATGACATTATCGTCACAGAACTACCTTATGAGGTTAATAAGGCCACACTAGTTAGAAAAATGGATGATATAAGAATTAAAAAGCAAATTGACGGAATCAAAGAAGTTAGAGATGAATCAGATCGTGAAGGTTTAAGAATTGTTATTGAAGTTAAAAAAGCATTTGAACCTCAAGTAATCTTAAACTTCTTACATAAGAAAACAAATTTAACAAAGTCTTACAACTATAACATGGTTGCTATTAATAATAAACGACCTATGTTAATGGGTGTATTCCAAATCCTTGATGCATACATTATTCATCAAAAAGAAGTAATAACTAATCGTTCAAACTATGAATTAAGAAAAGCTCAAAAGCGACTTCATATTGTTGAAGGTATCATAACAATGATGGATGTATTAGATGAAGTTATTACTCTAATCCGTTCTTCAAAAAATAAACGTGATGCTAAAAACAAACTAATGAAAGCATTCAAATTCACAGAAGAACAAGCAGAAGCAATCGTTATATTACAACTATATCGTTTATCTTCAACAGACATCAATGAGTTACAAGTTGAGCAAAGTGAACTAGAAGGTATAATCGAGAACCTAAATCTTATTCTGAAAAATGAAAAAGAATTAGAAAGAGTAATAATTGACGAATTACGCGCTTCACAGAAGAAATTAAACTCAAAACGTTTAACAGTAATTGAAGAAGAAATTGAAAAAATTACTATAGCTGAAGAAGAATTAATTACTGAAGAACAAGTAATTATAGGTATAACTAGAGAAGGATATGTAAAATCTACATCAATCCGTTCATTTAAGGCAACAGAGCAAATATCTCTTAGAGATAATGATTCAATGTTGTTCTCAGGAGAAGTTTCTACATTAGATGTTATGCTATTATTTACTAACTTAGGTAATTATATTTATCTACCAGTATATAAAATGCCAGTTTTTAAATGGAAAGATTTAGGAACTCATATCAATAACTTAGTTCAATTATCTGAGAATGAAAGCATTGTGAAGATTCTTAAAATAAGAAATTTTAAAGAACAAAGAAATCTTCTATTTGTTACTAAGAATAATCTAGTAAAACAAACTGAACTAAAAGAATTTGAAGTCTCTCGTTACACAAAACCTGTAAGAGCAATCTCGTTATCAAAAAATGACGAAGTTGTAAGTGTTGATATAACTGAAAGTTTAGATGCTGAATTAGTAATATTCTCAGCAAAAGGACAAGCACTAAGATTTAATCTTTGTGAGATTCCAGTAACTTCAACAACTGCCAAGGGTGTTAAAGGTATGAACTTAGGACAAAAGCAAGAACTTGCTTCAGGTATTGTTTTAAAAGATTATCATGATCTATTATTGTTAACTAACCGTGGAACGATTAAACGAATCAATGTTAATGAAATTCCTAAGAAAAAGCGTACTAATAAAGGGGTTCAAATCTATAAAGAAGTTAGATCAAATCCTTATTTGGTACAAGATCTGTGTTTATTAAATGCAACTCAATACAAGAACAGAGCTAAAATTACAGTCAATACAACAACAACCTCTGTCGATATTAGTTCATTTGATATAAAACATGATAAGACAGAAAATGGAAAAACATTTGTCAAAAAGTCTTTAGGAAATTCATTGTTTATTAATATTGAGCAAGTTGAAGAAGATCCTTCAATAACTCCTGTTAGTGATTATGTAAAAGAAGATGATCATGAAGTGATTCAACAAAAATTATTCGAATAA
- the nadC gene encoding putative nicotinate-nucleotide pyrophosphorylase yields the protein MNDKIDKIIYDALEEDIPTIDVTTDNIFSDQLSEGVLIAEEDGVLSGIKIMQRVFQILDDEIYIKVINSDATFVEKGDIIAIISGRAKSILKGEQLVLNIIRRMSGIASLTKEYVDEIGNRFTKIIDTRMTSPNLRILEKQAVLDGGGINHRMNLSNQVMLKEKHIKTVGNIKDAVKLIRARVDQSIKIEVVVNNFTQFLDSIHTDCDIIMLENMNNELIRKCVEHNTNKLLEASGNITLERIKSVAETGVDFISVEALTQTYKPLNISLKFN from the coding sequence ATGAATGATAAAATTGACAAGATAATATATGATGCACTTGAAGAAGACATTCCAACTATTGATGTAACAACTGACAACATCTTTTCTGATCAACTCTCAGAAGGAGTTCTCATAGCAGAGGAAGATGGAGTATTAAGTGGTATCAAAATTATGCAAAGAGTCTTTCAAATACTGGATGATGAAATATATATTAAGGTAATTAATAGTGATGCTACCTTCGTTGAAAAAGGTGACATTATAGCCATTATTAGTGGTAGAGCAAAATCAATTTTGAAAGGTGAGCAATTAGTCTTAAATATCATTCGAAGAATGAGCGGGATAGCTTCTTTGACAAAAGAATATGTTGACGAAATTGGCAATAGATTTACTAAGATTATTGATACAAGGATGACTTCTCCCAATTTAAGAATACTAGAAAAACAAGCGGTCTTAGATGGTGGAGGTATTAATCACCGGATGAATCTAAGTAACCAAGTAATGTTGAAAGAGAAGCATATCAAAACAGTAGGAAATATTAAAGATGCCGTTAAACTAATTAGGGCAAGAGTTGACCAATCTATTAAGATTGAAGTTGTTGTAAACAACTTCACACAATTCTTGGATTCAATACATACAGATTGTGATATTATAATGCTTGAAAACATGAACAATGAATTAATCCGAAAATGTGTAGAACACAATACAAACAAACTACTTGAAGCAAGTGGAAATATAACATTAGAAAGAATTAAAAGTGTTGCTGAAACCGGTGTTGATTTTATCAGCGTCGAGGCTTTAACACAGACTTATAAACCACTAAACATAAGTCTAAAATTTAATTAA
- the argS gene encoding Arginine--tRNA ligase has translation MKLNELLQKVKDSLKVCLTELGYFDENIEIILETPKDKTNGDLSSNVAMRYARIARKAPFMIAEEIKNALNTKGLFVKEVVVAKPGFINFFLDKTFLLETITEINKLGSNFGNLEMGKDEHYNIEFVSVNPTGALHIGHARGAAAGDSLSRILQKAGYKVTKEYYVNDAGNQIHNLALSIDARYKQLFNQKVDLPEDGYRGPEIIETAKEIKAIHNDKFLNEDGYEFFREYGVESLLVLLRKDLKAFNVEFDVWFSEKSLYDNKLVKETIDYLIKNDYTYEEEGAIWLKTSDYEDEKDRVIIKSDKTFTYLTPDIAYHKNKLDRGYTKLIDILGGDHHGYINRLKAAIEMVGGKSDLLEVELLQMVKVLQNGIEVKMSKRSGKAIVLSDLVEEVGSDPIRYFFAARSLSTQMDLDLDLAIRQTNENPVYYVQYAHARINSIFEAAKTKGVDISNLPTEFKTIANPKAFELVNILANYPNIIEQSATQRAPHKLTNYIQQLASAFHSFYNAEQVITTDQLKTREHLSLLNAAKIILKDSLSLIGVSAPNKM, from the coding sequence ATGAAACTAAATGAATTATTACAAAAAGTAAAAGACTCTCTAAAAGTATGTTTAACTGAGTTAGGTTACTTTGATGAGAACATTGAGATAATACTCGAAACTCCAAAAGACAAAACAAATGGAGATTTATCTTCTAATGTGGCGATGCGTTATGCAAGAATTGCTAGAAAAGCTCCATTTATGATTGCTGAAGAAATAAAGAATGCTCTAAACACAAAGGGATTATTTGTAAAAGAAGTAGTTGTAGCTAAGCCAGGTTTTATCAATTTCTTTTTAGATAAAACATTTTTACTTGAAACAATTACTGAAATAAATAAGCTTGGTAGTAACTTTGGTAACTTGGAAATGGGAAAAGATGAACACTATAATATCGAATTTGTTTCTGTTAATCCTACAGGTGCACTTCATATAGGACATGCCCGTGGGGCAGCTGCTGGTGATTCTCTAAGTAGAATCCTCCAAAAAGCAGGATATAAAGTAACGAAGGAATATTATGTTAATGATGCTGGAAACCAGATACATAACCTGGCTTTAAGTATTGATGCTAGATACAAACAATTGTTTAATCAAAAAGTTGATTTACCTGAAGATGGATATCGTGGACCAGAAATAATTGAAACAGCAAAGGAAATAAAAGCAATCCACAATGATAAATTCTTAAACGAGGACGGATATGAGTTCTTTAGAGAATATGGGGTTGAATCTCTTCTTGTTTTATTACGTAAAGACTTAAAAGCTTTTAATGTCGAATTTGATGTATGGTTTAGTGAAAAATCATTATACGATAACAAACTTGTCAAAGAAACAATTGATTACTTAATTAAGAATGATTACACCTATGAAGAAGAAGGTGCAATTTGGCTCAAAACAAGCGATTATGAAGATGAGAAGGATCGTGTAATTATCAAAAGTGATAAAACATTTACATATCTAACACCTGATATTGCTTACCATAAAAACAAACTAGATAGAGGTTATACTAAACTAATTGATATTCTTGGTGGAGACCATCATGGATATATTAACCGTTTAAAAGCTGCTATTGAAATGGTTGGAGGAAAAAGTGATTTACTTGAAGTAGAACTCCTTCAAATGGTTAAAGTGTTACAAAATGGTATCGAAGTAAAAATGAGTAAACGTAGTGGTAAGGCAATCGTTCTATCTGATTTAGTAGAAGAAGTAGGTAGCGACCCAATTAGATATTTCTTTGCAGCTAGAAGTCTTAGTACACAAATGGATTTAGATTTAGACTTAGCAATAAGACAAACTAATGAAAATCCTGTTTACTATGTACAATACGCTCATGCCAGAATTAACAGTATTTTTGAAGCTGCTAAAACAAAAGGAGTAGATATATCAAATCTACCAACAGAATTCAAAACAATAGCTAACCCGAAAGCATTTGAGTTAGTTAACATATTAGCAAATTATCCTAACATAATCGAACAATCAGCAACACAAAGAGCACCACATAAATTAACAAACTATATCCAACAACTAGCAAGTGCATTCCATAGTTTTTACAATGCAGAACAAGTAATAACTACTGACCAATTAAAAACTAGAGAACACTTGTCACTTCTTAATGCAGCAAAAATAATTTTAAAAGATAGTCTTTCTCTTATTGGAGTAAGTGCACCAAACAAAATGTAA
- the recJ gene encoding Single-stranded-DNA-specific exonuclease RecJ, whose amino-acid sequence MYKWKIRNNSLDQTNLVEEVYKARGIENYQELFSLDEKAFLDPYLINDMDKAVDRIMKAIKNKEKILVYGDYDVDGITATFVVYDTLKNLGANINYDIPNRFVDGYGLSYSKTFDIINEGYNLVITVDNGIKSIDEVKYFKENNIDIIITDHHEKEGVLPDAYAILHTSLSKKYTFKPLAGVGVAFKLSQALIGEEALEYTDIVALGTIADMMPLEGENRAIVNVGLSKLRNSSNVGARSLVSFLDIINPSVADVQYKIAPRINACGRMKSAKLAVRLFQSENSAVAVQILSEIEETNNKRKQLTKDLYSESLSTVNHNQPSIIIHSPKMHEGVIGIVASRLANEYSKVTVVLKEDEFTFKGSIRSYNGVDVIYILNELKDLLIRHGGHQNAAGLEFVKENLNEFKTRFNELIPDAIRDDIVIAEGIIDIHKLTIEQIIELDKYDLKDTLFVFEDIYPENRYLIKGEHTKLILNGGSEALFFNNKNLYSKLYNKNTVTLLGRLDVNYFRGKYKKQIIIDDYYIK is encoded by the coding sequence ATGTATAAATGGAAAATACGCAACAATAGCCTTGACCAAACTAACCTTGTTGAAGAAGTATATAAAGCAAGAGGGATTGAGAACTATCAAGAACTATTCAGTTTAGATGAAAAAGCATTCCTCGATCCATATCTTATTAACGATATGGACAAAGCAGTTGACCGTATCATGAAAGCTATTAAAAACAAAGAAAAAATTCTTGTTTATGGTGATTATGATGTAGATGGTATCACTGCAACATTTGTCGTTTATGATACATTAAAAAACTTAGGAGCAAATATCAATTATGATATTCCCAACAGGTTTGTTGATGGGTATGGTTTATCATATTCTAAGACATTTGACATTATCAATGAAGGTTACAATCTTGTAATAACAGTTGATAACGGGATAAAGAGTATTGATGAAGTGAAGTACTTCAAAGAAAATAATATTGACATTATTATTACTGATCATCATGAAAAAGAAGGTGTCTTACCAGATGCATACGCAATTTTACATACTTCTTTATCAAAAAAATATACCTTCAAACCTTTGGCAGGAGTAGGTGTTGCTTTTAAACTGTCTCAAGCTTTAATCGGTGAAGAAGCTCTAGAATATACTGATATAGTTGCGCTCGGTACAATCGCCGATATGATGCCTCTAGAAGGTGAAAATAGAGCGATAGTTAATGTTGGTTTAAGTAAATTAAGGAATTCAAGTAATGTTGGAGCTAGAAGTTTAGTCTCATTTTTAGACATTATTAATCCTAGTGTCGCTGATGTTCAATACAAGATAGCACCACGAATAAACGCATGTGGGCGCATGAAAAGTGCAAAACTCGCAGTAAGATTATTCCAAAGTGAAAATAGTGCTGTCGCTGTTCAAATTCTTAGTGAAATTGAAGAAACAAACAATAAACGAAAACAACTAACAAAAGACCTATATTCTGAATCTCTAAGCACAGTAAACCACAATCAACCAAGCATTATCATTCATTCACCTAAAATGCATGAAGGGGTTATTGGTATTGTAGCGTCACGTTTGGCTAATGAGTATTCAAAAGTTACTGTTGTTTTAAAAGAGGATGAATTCACTTTTAAAGGTAGTATTCGTTCTTATAACGGTGTCGATGTTATCTATATCCTAAACGAGTTAAAAGATTTACTAATCAGACACGGTGGACATCAAAATGCTGCTGGTTTAGAATTCGTTAAAGAAAACTTAAACGAATTCAAAACAAGATTCAACGAATTAATCCCTGACGCAATACGTGATGACATTGTCATAGCAGAAGGAATAATTGATATTCATAAACTAACCATAGAGCAAATTATTGAATTAGATAAATACGACTTAAAAGATACCCTATTTGTCTTTGAAGATATCTATCCAGAGAATAGATATCTAATCAAAGGAGAACATACTAAACTTATCTTAAACGGTGGATCTGAGGCTTTATTCTTTAATAATAAAAACCTTTATTCAAAACTATATAATAAGAATACAGTGACATTACTCGGAAGATTAGACGTAAATTACTTCCGTGGTAAATATAAAAAGCAAATAATAATCGACGATTATTATATTAAATAG
- the apt gene encoding Adenine phosphoribosyltransferase: MNLKNYIANVPDFPKKGIQFKDITPLIGDGKAFQYATEQFVNFTKEIGADIIVGPDARGFIFGCPVATQLGLGFVPVRKPGKLPREVIEVSYDLEYGSNTLCLHKGDIKPGQRVLIIDDLLATGGTIEATIKLVEESGGIIAGMGFLIELIALNGRKKLDGYNVLTLMKY; encoded by the coding sequence ATGAACTTAAAAAATTATATTGCTAATGTACCAGACTTCCCAAAAAAGGGAATTCAATTTAAAGATATTACACCATTAATTGGCGATGGAAAAGCATTCCAGTATGCCACAGAACAATTTGTTAACTTTACAAAAGAAATTGGCGCAGATATTATTGTTGGTCCAGACGCAAGAGGGTTTATCTTCGGATGTCCTGTTGCTACACAATTAGGATTAGGATTTGTTCCAGTAAGAAAACCAGGAAAATTACCAAGAGAAGTAATTGAAGTTAGTTATGATCTTGAATACGGTAGTAATACATTATGCCTCCATAAAGGAGATATTAAACCAGGACAAAGAGTGTTAATCATTGATGATTTACTAGCGACAGGTGGAACAATTGAAGCCACAATTAAACTAGTTGAAGAATCAGGTGGAATTATCGCTGGTATGGGATTCTTAATTGAATTAATCGCTTTAAACGGAAGAAAGAAATTAGACGGATATAACGTACTTACACTAATGAAATACTAA